The following coding sequences are from one Haploplasma axanthum window:
- a CDS encoding ISL3 family transposase produces the protein MYDNIIKVLEIEHLSHKIESIDAVSTDGIVSFHIKLKKETIPCPLCNGITTTHDYQNKNITHSISTNRKSYIIYRSRRYRCLICKKRFFEPNPFTINKDRISHYTKLSILEHLKNPSNTFTSASTIFNVSTKTVIDIFDDYVDPNRNKLPKFLCIDEFHVSKRTKHPYACLFLDFETKKIIDVLKTRHKSYLLEYLSSLKHTELDSVKVVIIDMWKPYKDVISKVMPKALISIDSFHVIKHINDIVNKHRIKVMNKYAGNIEFKTYKNDKYYMLKKFHYFFTKEYDNIYNGYISIPKFRISLNKSSIKDFLLSIDDDLTEVYKIKEEYREFNRNSNFDDAKELLSDLITKYRNHRLEDIRSFGKLLSNWKDEIINSFIKSDSNRRLSNGPIEGTNSRIKTIIKTSNGIKSFKRLRARIIYSINKDVALKIPE, from the coding sequence ATGTATGATAATATCATAAAAGTATTAGAAATTGAACACTTAAGTCATAAAATTGAATCTATTGATGCAGTATCAACTGATGGAATTGTTAGTTTTCATATTAAGCTTAAAAAAGAAACTATTCCATGCCCTTTATGCAATGGAATTACCACTACACATGACTACCAAAATAAAAATATAACTCATAGTATTTCTACAAATAGAAAATCTTATATTATTTATCGTAGTAGAAGATATCGATGTTTAATATGTAAAAAACGTTTCTTTGAACCTAACCCTTTTACTATTAATAAAGATAGAATTAGTCATTATACTAAATTATCTATTTTAGAACACTTAAAGAATCCTTCTAATACATTTACTAGTGCTTCTACTATCTTTAATGTTTCTACTAAAACTGTTATTGATATTTTTGATGATTATGTTGATCCAAATAGAAATAAACTACCTAAGTTTTTATGTATCGATGAATTTCATGTTTCAAAAAGGACTAAACATCCTTATGCTTGTCTATTCTTAGATTTTGAAACAAAAAAAATAATTGATGTTTTAAAAACTCGTCATAAATCATATCTATTAGAATATCTATCTAGTCTTAAACATACTGAATTAGATAGTGTTAAAGTAGTTATTATTGATATGTGGAAGCCTTATAAAGACGTTATATCTAAAGTTATGCCTAAAGCTTTAATATCTATTGATTCTTTTCATGTTATTAAACATATTAATGATATCGTTAATAAGCATCGTATTAAAGTAATGAATAAATATGCTGGTAATATTGAGTTTAAAACTTATAAGAATGATAAATATTATATGTTAAAGAAGTTTCATTATTTCTTTACTAAAGAATACGATAATATCTATAATGGTTATATTTCTATTCCTAAGTTTAGAATTAGTCTTAATAAATCTTCTATTAAAGATTTTCTTTTATCCATTGATGATGATTTAACTGAAGTTTATAAAATCAAGGAAGAATATCGTGAATTTAATAGAAACTCTAATTTTGATGATGCTAAAGAATTATTATCTGATTTAATTACTAAATATCGTAATCACAGGTTAGAAGATATTAGATCTTTTGGTAAATTACTTTCTAATTGGAAAGATGAGATTATTAATTCCTTTATTAAATCTGATTCTAACAGAAGATTATCTAATGGTCCAATTGAAGGTACTAATTCTAGAATAAAGACTATTATTAAGACTAGTAATGGGATTAAAAGTTTTAAGAGATTAAGAGCTAGAATCATTTATTCTATTAATAAAGATGTGGCTCTTAAAATACCTGAATAA
- a CDS encoding MurR/RpiR family transcriptional regulator, producing MSLMISMIKQREVLSISERAVLDYLIANKTILKDLSVESVAQGAFTSPASVVRMCKKLGYKGFKEFKVDFLLANSKIEIPNNKEYEDVILGKNLEISKGRRAIENNIKALEDTLKLYSDQSISKAAEIIMTSRKTLLFGKGSSYLACKDFQMKLRRIDKFCIAQEDSHEQLVDATFLDKRDVVVLISNSGETQEIIQAAIVAKENNAQIVSIVKAGKSFLAELSNITLYTSALEGDFRSAAMTSRISQMAIIDALFSTCAFYDLDRSVRKLERTYQTFKKYKNKTNNFSKKN from the coding sequence ATGAGTCTTATGATCAGTATGATTAAGCAAAGAGAGGTACTAAGTATTTCTGAACGTGCAGTATTAGATTATTTAATTGCTAATAAAACAATACTTAAAGATTTATCAGTTGAAAGTGTTGCACAAGGAGCATTTACTTCTCCAGCTTCAGTTGTAAGAATGTGTAAAAAACTTGGATATAAGGGTTTTAAAGAATTTAAAGTTGATTTTTTATTAGCTAATTCAAAGATTGAAATTCCAAATAATAAAGAATATGAAGATGTTATATTGGGCAAAAATCTTGAGATTAGTAAGGGGCGTAGAGCAATTGAGAATAATATTAAAGCACTAGAAGATACATTAAAATTATATTCGGATCAATCAATTAGTAAAGCGGCAGAAATTATTATGACTTCAAGAAAAACTTTATTGTTTGGAAAAGGTTCTTCATATTTAGCTTGTAAAGATTTTCAAATGAAACTTAGAAGAATTGATAAGTTTTGTATAGCACAAGAAGATTCACATGAACAGTTAGTTGATGCAACTTTTTTAGATAAGCGGGATGTTGTTGTTTTAATTTCGAATTCTGGAGAAACACAAGAGATTATTCAAGCAGCAATTGTTGCAAAAGAAAATAATGCTCAAATAGTTAGTATAGTTAAGGCAGGGAAGTCTTTTTTGGCTGAATTATCAAATATAACATTATACACATCTGCTTTAGAGGGTGATTTTAGAAGTGCAGCAATGACTTCAAGAATTTCGCAAATGGCAATTATTGATGCTCTATTTTCAACATGTGCATTCTATGATTTGGATAGATCAGTAAGAAAATTAGAAAGAACATATCAGACATTTAAAAAGTATAAGAACAAAACAAATAATTTTTCAAAAAAGAATTAA
- a CDS encoding pseudouridine synthase → MQKAIKKPTKKHNDNLIEHKENDLIRLNKFISDSGYCSRREADKLIEENKVTINGKIALLGTKVGKNDVVKVGNDLISEKAKNIYIMLHKPTGITCTNDLRVEGNIRKYVDYPELIFPIGRLDKDSSGLILLTNDGDIVNKILRAEHGHEKEYVVTVDKDYDYHFTKALSNGVKIYNQVSDKLQVTNKCEVKALDNRTFKIILKQGLNRQIRRMTETLGYNVKSLKRIRVMNVRLGDLRVGEWRYLNDNELKEINKMINQN, encoded by the coding sequence AAGGAAAATGATCTTATTAGACTTAATAAATTTATTAGTGATTCAGGATACTGTTCTAGAAGAGAAGCTGATAAACTGATTGAAGAAAATAAAGTAACAATTAACGGTAAGATAGCATTGTTAGGAACTAAAGTTGGTAAGAATGATGTAGTTAAAGTTGGTAATGATTTAATATCTGAAAAAGCAAAAAATATTTATATTATGCTTCATAAACCGACTGGCATAACTTGTACAAATGATTTGAGAGTTGAAGGAAATATTAGAAAATACGTTGATTATCCAGAACTTATTTTCCCAATTGGAAGATTAGATAAGGATTCTTCAGGTTTAATTTTACTTACAAATGATGGAGATATTGTTAATAAGATTTTGAGAGCTGAACATGGTCATGAAAAAGAGTATGTTGTTACTGTAGATAAGGATTATGATTATCATTTTACTAAAGCATTATCAAATGGAGTAAAGATATATAATCAAGTTTCTGATAAACTGCAAGTTACCAATAAATGTGAAGTTAAAGCATTAGATAATCGAACATTTAAAATTATCTTGAAACAAGGACTTAATCGTCAAATTCGTAGAATGACTGAAACATTAGGATATAATGTTAAATCTTTGAAAAGAATTAGAGTTATGAATGTTAGATTGGGAGATTTAAGAGTTGGAGAGTGGCGTTATTTAAATGATAACGAATTAAAAGAAATAAATAAAATGATAAATCAAAACTAA
- a CDS encoding aldehyde dehydrogenase → MYKELISKQKIFFNLGKTLSYDTRIKYLKKLKEEIVNNEAEIEDALYKDLGKSSGESYMTEIGPVLKELNFQIKHLKKFMKPKKVGSPLALFPAKSYIYPEPLGTVLIISPWNYPFLLLLDPLIGAIAAGNTVIAKPSEFSTATTKITQKILQNVFEDEYVTVVEGEVYETTKLLEERFDYIFFTGSTNVGKIIMNAASKHLTPVTLELGGKSPAVIFNDADIKLAAKRIAFGKLINAGQTCIAPDYILIDKTKKEEFITYYKMYIEEFYTDTPLENDLYPKIISKKHFDRLISLYKDEDILFGGKYNDVKIEPTLLDIKDVNVKIMQEEIFGPILPILTFEKVNEVFEYLSKEEKPLAFYAFTRNKEIKKRILTTTSSGGLIFNDTLMHFANNNLPFGGVGYSGMGKYHGIDTFKTFSHYKAVVDRKTWLDINIRYQPITEKKKRIIKKINK, encoded by the coding sequence ATGTATAAAGAATTGATTAGCAAACAAAAGATCTTTTTTAATTTAGGTAAAACGTTAAGTTATGATACTAGAATTAAGTATTTAAAAAAACTTAAAGAAGAGATAGTTAATAATGAAGCAGAGATTGAAGATGCTTTATATAAAGATTTAGGTAAATCATCAGGTGAAAGCTATATGACTGAAATAGGACCTGTTTTAAAAGAATTGAATTTTCAAATAAAACATCTTAAAAAGTTTATGAAACCTAAAAAAGTCGGTTCACCACTTGCTCTATTTCCAGCAAAAAGTTATATATATCCAGAACCACTTGGAACAGTATTGATTATTTCACCATGGAATTATCCTTTTTTACTTCTTTTAGATCCATTAATTGGAGCAATTGCTGCAGGAAATACTGTAATTGCTAAACCATCAGAGTTTTCAACAGCAACAACAAAAATAACCCAAAAGATACTTCAAAATGTTTTTGAAGATGAATATGTTACTGTTGTTGAAGGTGAAGTATATGAGACAACAAAATTACTAGAAGAAAGATTTGATTATATCTTTTTTACTGGTAGTACAAATGTTGGGAAAATCATTATGAATGCAGCAAGTAAACATTTAACACCTGTAACGCTTGAACTTGGTGGGAAGAGCCCTGCTGTTATCTTTAATGATGCAGATATTAAGCTTGCAGCAAAGAGAATCGCTTTTGGAAAACTTATAAATGCTGGACAAACATGTATCGCACCAGACTATATACTTATAGATAAAACTAAAAAAGAAGAGTTTATAACTTATTATAAAATGTATATTGAAGAGTTTTACACTGATACTCCGCTTGAAAATGATTTGTATCCTAAAATAATTAGTAAGAAGCATTTTGATAGATTAATAAGTCTATATAAAGATGAAGATATTCTTTTTGGTGGTAAATATAATGATGTAAAAATAGAACCAACATTATTAGATATTAAAGATGTAAATGTTAAAATCATGCAAGAAGAAATATTTGGACCTATATTGCCAATTCTCACATTTGAAAAAGTAAATGAAGTTTTTGAATATCTTAGTAAAGAAGAAAAACCATTAGCTTTTTATGCTTTTACAAGAAACAAAGAAATAAAAAAAAGAATCTTAACAACTACTTCATCAGGTGGATTAATATTTAATGATACATTAATGCATTTTGCTAATAACAACCTTCCTTTTGGTGGTGTTGGTTATAGCGGAATGGGAAAATATCATGGAATTGATACATTTAAAACATTTTCACATTATAAAGCTGTTGTTGATAGAAAGACTTGGTTAGATATTAATATTAGATATCAACCAATAACAGAAAAAAAGAAAAGAATAATTAAAAAAATTAATAAATAG
- the anmK gene encoding anhydro-N-acetylmuramic acid kinase AnmK, whose protein sequence is MKKIGVGIMSGTSLDGIDVAVVEINHYKENTKITTIACETILFDSEVINKIKDVIDLEKSNVQKITSLNYELAIVFSNAVIETFNKNNLDIKNIDFVASHGQTIWHQPKNENGFVKSTLQIGEGAILADRLKTTVVSNFRAADIAAGGEGAPLVSYVDKLLFYDKNKNIALHNLGGISNLTLLAKNDLVAYDTGPANMMIDYAMKKLFNQDYDYKGLCASKGNLIPEMYEEIMNLNYFKCPYPKTTGRELFGDKYTELLVNKYSKHDRYDIINTLTMVTINSVANEYKKLIDKYGRLDEIIFSGGGAHNEFVILNIKKRLVNARVSLIDEYGISSDYKEAIAFAILGNETLHKFPSNDIKATGAKKRSILGQINYYYEE, encoded by the coding sequence ATGAAAAAAATTGGTGTAGGTATAATGAGTGGAACATCATTAGATGGTATTGATGTTGCAGTAGTAGAAATTAATCATTATAAAGAGAATACAAAGATAACTACAATTGCTTGTGAAACAATTTTATTCGATTCAGAAGTTATTAATAAAATAAAGGATGTAATTGATCTTGAAAAATCAAATGTTCAAAAAATTACAAGCTTAAATTATGAATTAGCGATTGTATTTTCAAATGCAGTTATTGAAACCTTTAATAAGAATAATTTAGATATCAAAAATATAGATTTTGTTGCGAGTCATGGTCAAACAATTTGGCATCAACCTAAAAATGAAAATGGTTTTGTTAAATCAACCTTACAAATTGGAGAAGGTGCAATATTAGCAGATAGATTAAAAACTACTGTTGTTTCAAATTTCAGAGCTGCAGATATCGCTGCTGGTGGAGAAGGTGCACCACTTGTTTCATATGTTGATAAGTTACTTTTCTATGACAAGAATAAGAATATTGCTTTACATAATTTAGGAGGGATTTCTAATTTGACTTTATTGGCAAAAAATGATTTAGTGGCTTATGATACTGGCCCTGCAAACATGATGATAGATTATGCAATGAAAAAATTATTTAATCAAGATTATGATTATAAGGGGTTATGTGCAAGCAAAGGAAATTTAATTCCTGAAATGTATGAAGAAATTATGAATTTAAATTATTTTAAATGTCCATACCCAAAGACAACAGGAAGAGAACTTTTTGGTGATAAGTATACTGAATTATTGGTCAATAAATATTCTAAACATGATAGGTATGATATTATTAATACTTTGACTATGGTTACTATTAACAGCGTTGCAAATGAATATAAAAAGTTAATTGATAAATATGGAAGACTTGATGAAATTATCTTTTCTGGTGGTGGAGCACATAATGAGTTTGTGATTCTAAATATAAAAAAACGTTTAGTCAATGCGCGTGTTTCACTTATAGATGAATATGGAATATCGAGCGATTATAAAGAAGCAATTGCATTTGCAATATTAGGAAATGAAACATTACACAAATTTCCATCAAATGATATTAAAGCAACTGGTGCAAAAAAAAGAAGTATTTTAGGGCAAATAAATTATTA